A region of the Brachybacterium sacelli genome:
GCCGGCCCGCCCGGCACCGACTAGGCGACTCCGGAAGGAGGCACTGATGGCCCGATCGCACCGTGAGATCGCCGCGGCCCTGCTGGACGCCCACGGCACCACCTACGCCGCCCAGGCCGGCATCGACCTCGCGGACAAGCCCTCCCCGCTGTACCGCCTGCTGGTGCTGGCGACCCTGCTGTCCACCCGCATCGGCGCCGACATCGCCGTGGCGGCGGCGCGGGAGCTGTCCGCGGCCGGGTTCCGCACCCCGCAGCGGATGGTCGACTCGACCTGGCAGGAACGGGTCGACGCGCTGGGCCGGGGTCACTACCGCCGCTACGACGAGTCCACCGCGACCCGCCTGGGAGACGGAGCCCGCCTGCTGCTCGACACCTACCGCGGGGACCTGCGACGACTTCGCGACGCCGCCGAGGATCCCGAGGACGTGCGAGAACGACTGCAGGACTTCCCGGGCATCGGCCCCACCGGCGCGGCGATCTTCGTGCGCGAGGTGCAGAGCATCTGGCCGGGCGTCGCACCCTTCGTCGACCGCAAGGCGCTCGACGGCGCACGACGCCTCGGCCTGCCCCGGGACCCGGAGGAGCTCGACGGGCTCGTCGACCCTGCGGACCGCGCCCGGCTCGCCGCGGCGCTGGTCCGTGCAGAGCTGGGCGGCCTGGACCGTACCGATCTGTCGTGAGACGGTCACGGCGCCCGAGCGGGCGCTCTCGGGAGCGGCGGGCCCGCTGACCCGAGCGGCTCAGTCCACCTGCACCTCGCCCATCGGGCCCCAGCCGTCGCCCTCGACCTGGTGGGAGACGATCTGCGGGGTCGCGGAGAGGTACTGCGGGAACTCCTCCTGCATCGCGGCGAAGTGCGGGGAGTTCACGTGCGGGCCGGCCCCCTCGTCGGTGAAGGCCTCGATCAGCACGTAGGTGTTGGGCTCCTTCACGCTGCGCGACCACTCGAACCAGAGGTTGCCGGGCTCCGCCAGCGTGGTCTCGGTGAACTCGCGGGAGATCTCCGGCCAGCGGTCGGCGTACTCGGGCTTCACAGGGAACTTCACGTTGATGAGGATCATCGTCGGGTCCTTTCTCCTCGTGCGGGTGGGCACAGCCTGCCCCGCCCGCGACATGTGCGGTAGGGCGATTCTCGCAAGGCAAGAACGGATCCTGCTGCACAATGGGAGCGAACCGTGGGAGGGGATGCATGACCACTACGCAGGACCGGGGCGACGAGGCCCCGACCGGGCAGATCGCCCGCGCGCTCGCCGTGCTCGAGGCCGTCGCCGCCGGCGGCAGCAGCACCGCCCGCACCATCGCCGACGCCACGGCGATACCGCTGCCCACCGTGTACCGGATCGCACAGGAGCTGATCCGCGCCGGATACTTGGTCCACCTGCGCGACGAGCAGCGCTTCGCCCTCGGCTACCAGCTGCACCTCCTCGCGGTCGGCCTCCACGAGGATCTCGGGATCCCTCGCGCGGTGCGCGAGGAGGTCCACGCGATGCACCGGGATCTCGGGATGGCCTCCTACCTCGCCATCCACCGCGGCACCGACTTCGTGGTCGTCCACGTCTCGGACTCCCCGCAGAGCCCGCGGCTGTCGCCGATGGGGTTCGGCTTCCACGAGAGCCCGCACGCGACGGCCTTCGGCAAGGTGGGGCTCAGCGCGCTCGGGCTCGAGGAGCGAGATGCCTACCTCGACGGCCGTGTGCTGCGCGCCCACACCCCGAACACGCTCACCGATGCCCTCGAGCTGCGTCGCCAGCTCGAAGAGATCGCGGAGCGCGGTATCGCCTGGGAGCACGAGGAGTTCCGGGCCGGCACGGACTGTCTGGCGGCGTCGATCAAGGCCGACGACGGGATGCTCATCGGCTCGGTCGCGGTCTCGGCGCCGGTCACCGCCTATGCCGGCAGGGTGCGGCACGTCGAGGACCGGGTGCGCGCCTGCGCCTCCCGGGCCGGTCGCGCCTACCGTCTCGGGGCGCATCATGCCTGAGCCCCCTCGTGCTTCTCGTCCGGCGATAACGCGGATTGTGGGCACCCCGCGCCACTCCTAGGTTGTGCTCCAGGTCACTGGCGAGGACGCCAGGGAAGGAGAAGTCATGAGTGCAATGCACGGCAGCGACGCCGTCAATGACGTCGAGGGCACACCGGAGGCGCAGAGCACCCTGGTCGCCCTGATCAAAGCCGCATTCCCGCACGAGACGGTCCCGGACTCCGCTTACGAGCGGACCGCGGACATCGTGCAGAAGCAGGCCGAGGAGAGCGCCTGGTTGCGGCTCAAGCTCGCGCAGGGGCTGGATTCCCTGCAGGCGCTGGCAGGAGGGCGGTTCCACGAGCTGACGACACTGGAGGCGCTGCCGCTGCTGCTGCGCATCCAGCACACCACCTACTTCGGTTTCGTCCGGCAGACGGTGGTGGTCACCCTCTACGAGGACGAGGAGGTGTGGGAGGCGCTCGGCTACGAGGGCCCGTCCTTCGACAAGGGCGGTTACATCGACCGCGGCTTCGACGACCTCGACTGGTTGCCCGAGCCGCGGATCGAGGAGTACGACGGCGAGCCGCTGCAGGAGGTCGTCTCCGACCTGCCGGCCTCCGCCAGCACGTCCAGCACCCGCGGCGCCGCGGTGCCTGCCGGACAGAGCAGCGCGCGAGCAGGGCGCGTCGGGAACCGCAGGAAGGGCCAGGCATGAAGACCATCGACCACGACACCGAGACCGTCGTCATCATCGGCTCCGGCGCGGGCGGCGGCACCCTCGCCTACGAGCTCACCCGCCAGGGCATCGAATGCGTCGTCCTCGAAGCAGGCCCGTACCTGCACAGCGAGGACTACATGAACCTCGAGTGGGAGGCCTTCAACCAGATGGCCTGGACGGATGCCCGCACCACGTCCGGCAGCTGGCGGGTCGCGCGGGACTTCCCGAACCTGCCCGCCTGGATCGTCAAGGCAGTCGGCGGCACCACCACGCACTGGTCCGGCGCGACCCCGCGGCTGAAGGCCCACGAATTCGCGGCCCGCAGCACCTACGGCCGCATCGACGGGGCGAACCTGCTGGACTGGCCGATCACCCTCGAGGAGCTGGAGCCCTATTACACCCGCGCGGAGGACGCGATCGGCTCGACCCACCGCGGGGGACGCCCGCCGCTGCCGGCGAACAACAACTACAAGGTGCTCGCCGCGGGGGCCGAGAAGCTCGGCTATCGCCACTACGCGACGGGCCCCTACGGCACCAATGCGGAGCCCTACGACGGCCGCCCGGCCTCCATCCAGGACGGCTTCAACTTCCAGGGGGACAAGAACGAGTCGAAATGGTCGACGAAGGTGCGGGAGATCCCCCGTGCGCTGGAGACCGGCCTGCTCGATCTGCGCCCCGAGTCGCACGTCGTCCAGATCATGCATGACCGGGCCGGCCGGGTGGACGCGGTGATCTACCTGGACAAGGACGGGAACTTGCACCGTCAGGCCGCGAAGGTGGCGTGCGTGGCCGGCAACTCGATCGAGACGCCGCGCCTGCTGCATCTCAGCTCGTCCTCGATGTTCCCCGACGGGCTCGCGAACTCCTCCGGGCAGGTGGGGCGCAACTACATGCGCCACATGACCGGCAGCGTGTACGCGCAGTTCGACAAGCCGGTGACCATGTACCGGGGCGAGACGATGGCGGGGAACATCTCCGACGAATCGGTGCACAACCCCGCCCGCGGATTCGCCGGTGGCTACTACATCCAGACGATCTCGCTGGGGCCGGCCTTCCTGGCCAGCTTCGCCGAGCCCGGCGCCTGGGGGCCGAGCTTCACCAAGCTGCTGGACGCCTACCAGAACACGGCGGGCTGCTGGCTGGTGGGCGAGGACATGCCGCAGGAGTCCAACGCCATCACGCTGAACTCCACGGTCACCGACCAGCACGGGCTGCCGGTGGCGAACGTCCACTTCGATGACCACGCCAACGACCAGGCGATGCGGGAGCACGCCTATTCGACGGCCGAGCGGCTGTACAGCGCCGTCGGCGCGGTCGGCACCCATCGCACCACGCCGTACCCGTCCACGCACAACCTCGGCACCTGCCGCATGAGCGAACGGCCCGAGGACGGCGTGGTCGACAAGTGGGGCAGGGCGCACGACGTGCCGAACCTGTTCGTCTCCGACGGTTCGCAGTTCACCTCCGGCGCCGCGGCGAACCCGACGCTGACGATCGTGGCGCTCGCGATCCGTCAGGCGGAGTACCTCGCCGAGCAGCTGAAGAAGGGCGAGATCTGACCGCCCGGCCCCACTGACCGGACGCACGGCGGCCCCGCTCGCAGATCGCGAGCGGGGCCGCCTTCGTGAATGCGGCGTGAGGTCCGCCGCGTCAGGCCTTGATGCAGAGGACCGGTTTGTTCGCCTCGAGGATGATCTGCTGGGCGGAGGAGCCGAGGAAGAGCTTCGCGACCGCCGTGCGGTGCCGCACGCCGATGACGACCGCCGAGATGTCGTCCCGTTCCGCCCGGTCGATGAGGTCGCCGGTGGGGGAGTGGGTGCGGTCGTCGGGGTGCTCGAGAGTCTCGCCCACCTCACCGAGATCGGAGGCGGGGGTGTGCTCGCCCTCCATCAGGAACACGATCAGGTCCTCGCCGCGCCGGCGGGCCTCCTCGATCCCGAAGCGGTACGCGGCCTGACCGGCGGGAGTGGGGGTACCGGCGACGAGAACAGACATGGGCGCTCCTTTGCGGGGGTCGATTGCGGGAACCCTAACCGATGCGCGGACCGATGGCGCAAGCAGCCTCCGGGACGTGTTTCCATTGACGGGTCAATCGCATCGGTGCGCAGACCTGCGCTGTGCTGCGCCCCCGACGAAGGAGTCGTCCCCATGGCACACGCGGAAGAAGCAGAGCCGCCGGCGCCGAACCCGAGCCGCCGCCGCGCGCTGAGCATCGGGTTCGGCGTCCTCGCGGTCCCCGTCATCGGGGCCGCGTCCTACCAATCGATCCGCACGGCGGCCGGTGGGTCCAACGTGCGGGCGAACCTGACCCTGATCGCGCCGGCGGCCGCCGGCGGCGGCTGGGACGCCTTCCAGCGCGAGATGCAGCAGACGATGCGCACCAACGGCCTGGTCGGCAACGTGCAGGTGCTCAACATCCCCGGCGCCGGCGGAACCATCGCCATCGGCAGCCTCAGCCAGCAGAACGAAGCGAACAACCTCATGGTCGGAGGCACCGGACAGATCGCCGCGCAGATCCAGTTCGACACCGCCTCCGTGGTCTCCGACGTCACGCCCGTCGCCCGCGTGGTCGAGGAGTACGCCCTGGTCACGGTGCCTGCGGACTCCCCGCACCAGGACCTCGACTCCTTGGTCGCCGCGTGGCGGGAGGACCCGGAGGCGTTGCCCTGGACCGGAGGCGGATCCTTCGACCAGCTGGTGATGACCGATCTGGCCCTGAGCGCCGGCATCAGCCCGAAGGAGACCACCTACATCCCCTCCGACGGCGGCGGCGAGGCGATCCAGGCCCTGCTGAACGGCACCGCCCAGGCGACGGCCGGAGGGTTCGCGGACATGTATCCGCAGATCGAGGCCGGGCGTCTGCGGGGACTCGGGGTGGTGGCGCCGGAGCGCCTGGACGGCATCGACATGCCCACCCTCGTCGAGCTCGGCTACGACGTGACCCTCACCAACTGGCGGGCGATGTTCGCCCCGCCTGTGGTGACCGACGAGGAGATCGCCGAGCTCGAGCAGCTCATCGCCGAGGCGGTCGCGACCCCCGAATGGAAGGACGCCGTGAAGCGGTACTACTGGAAGGAAGTCCCCCTGGGCAGCGAGGAGCTCGTCCAGTACGTCGCGGACGAGACCGAGCGGATCAGCGCTCTGTTCGAGGAGATCCGAGGATGACCGGCGCCGGCACCACCGACGATCCCCGACGCCCCGAGGAGACCGGGGAGGGAGCCGTGGCCACGGACGAGCAGGATCACGGGTTCTGGCACGGCCGCTCGGCGTTGCTGATGCCGGCCCTGCTGGCCGCCTTCAGCCTGTTCCTGCTCCTCGGAGCGGGTCTCCTCGAAGCCGGTGACACCGAGTTCCCCGGCCCCCGTTTCGTCCCGATGATCCTCGGCGCGGTCGGGCTCGTCCTGGCCGTCCTCCTGGCCCTCGGCGTGCTGCGCACCCCCGAACCGGTCAGCGAGACCTCGGGCCGCCCCTATCGCACTCACTCCGACTTCGTGGCCCTGGCCTGGGTCGCCGGCGGCTTCCTCGCCTTCGCGCTGCTGCTGCCCTGGCTCGGCTGGATCCTCGCCGGCGCTCTGCTGTTCTGGTGCGCCGCGCACGGGTTCGGCTCGCGTCGTCCGCTCTTCGACATCCTGATCGCGCTGTTCCTCAGCTCGGTCGTCTACCTGATCTTCGGCACGGGGCTGGGCCTGATCCTGCCCTCCGGCATCCTGGGAGGAGGATTCTGATGGAACAGCTCGACCTGCTCGTGCAGGGCTTCGCAGGAGCCCTGTCCCCGATCAACCTGCTCTGGGTCGTCGTCGGCTGCCTCCTGGGCACCGCCGTCGGCGTGCTGCCCGGCCTCGGCTCCTCCATGGCGGTGGCGCTGCTGCTCCCCATGACCTTCGCGCTCGACCCCACCGGCGCGTTCATCCTGTTCGCCGGGGTGTACTTCGGCGGCCTGTTCGGCGACTCGACCATGGCGATCCTGCTGAACACTCCCGGTCAGGCCTCGGCCATCGCGTCCACCTTCGAGGGCCACAAGATGGCGAACGACGGCCGTGCCCCGCAGGCGCTGGCCACCGCCGCGATCGGCGCATTCGTCGGCGGCATGGTCGCCACGATCCTGGTGGTCTTCGTCTCGCCCACCCTGGTGAAGCTCTCCTCGAGCTTCGGGCCCGCCGAGTTCTTCGCGCTGGCCCTGTTCGCCTTCGTCGCCACCTCCTCGGTGGTGGCGGACAACGTGCTCAAGGGGTTGTCCTCCCTGGTGGTCGGCATCGGCATCACGCTGGTGGGGACCGACGGCATCTCCGGCCTGACCCGCTTCACCCTGGGC
Encoded here:
- a CDS encoding GMC family oxidoreductase, producing the protein MKTIDHDTETVVIIGSGAGGGTLAYELTRQGIECVVLEAGPYLHSEDYMNLEWEAFNQMAWTDARTTSGSWRVARDFPNLPAWIVKAVGGTTTHWSGATPRLKAHEFAARSTYGRIDGANLLDWPITLEELEPYYTRAEDAIGSTHRGGRPPLPANNNYKVLAAGAEKLGYRHYATGPYGTNAEPYDGRPASIQDGFNFQGDKNESKWSTKVREIPRALETGLLDLRPESHVVQIMHDRAGRVDAVIYLDKDGNLHRQAAKVACVAGNSIETPRLLHLSSSSMFPDGLANSSGQVGRNYMRHMTGSVYAQFDKPVTMYRGETMAGNISDESVHNPARGFAGGYYIQTISLGPAFLASFAEPGAWGPSFTKLLDAYQNTAGCWLVGEDMPQESNAITLNSTVTDQHGLPVANVHFDDHANDQAMREHAYSTAERLYSAVGAVGTHRTTPYPSTHNLGTCRMSERPEDGVVDKWGRAHDVPNLFVSDGSQFTSGAAANPTLTIVALAIRQAEYLAEQLKKGEI
- a CDS encoding putative quinol monooxygenase codes for the protein MILINVKFPVKPEYADRWPEISREFTETTLAEPGNLWFEWSRSVKEPNTYVLIEAFTDEGAGPHVNSPHFAAMQEEFPQYLSATPQIVSHQVEGDGWGPMGEVQVD
- a CDS encoding tripartite tricarboxylate transporter substrate binding protein, which translates into the protein MAHAEEAEPPAPNPSRRRALSIGFGVLAVPVIGAASYQSIRTAAGGSNVRANLTLIAPAAAGGGWDAFQREMQQTMRTNGLVGNVQVLNIPGAGGTIAIGSLSQQNEANNLMVGGTGQIAAQIQFDTASVVSDVTPVARVVEEYALVTVPADSPHQDLDSLVAAWREDPEALPWTGGGSFDQLVMTDLALSAGISPKETTYIPSDGGGEAIQALLNGTAQATAGGFADMYPQIEAGRLRGLGVVAPERLDGIDMPTLVELGYDVTLTNWRAMFAPPVVTDEEIAELEQLIAEAVATPEWKDAVKRYYWKEVPLGSEELVQYVADETERISALFEEIRG
- a CDS encoding endonuclease, whose amino-acid sequence is MARSHREIAAALLDAHGTTYAAQAGIDLADKPSPLYRLLVLATLLSTRIGADIAVAAARELSAAGFRTPQRMVDSTWQERVDALGRGHYRRYDESTATRLGDGARLLLDTYRGDLRRLRDAAEDPEDVRERLQDFPGIGPTGAAIFVREVQSIWPGVAPFVDRKALDGARRLGLPRDPEELDGLVDPADRARLAAALVRAELGGLDRTDLS
- a CDS encoding IclR family transcriptional regulator produces the protein MTTTQDRGDEAPTGQIARALAVLEAVAAGGSSTARTIADATAIPLPTVYRIAQELIRAGYLVHLRDEQRFALGYQLHLLAVGLHEDLGIPRAVREEVHAMHRDLGMASYLAIHRGTDFVVVHVSDSPQSPRLSPMGFGFHESPHATAFGKVGLSALGLEERDAYLDGRVLRAHTPNTLTDALELRRQLEEIAERGIAWEHEEFRAGTDCLAASIKADDGMLIGSVAVSAPVTAYAGRVRHVEDRVRACASRAGRAYRLGAHHA
- a CDS encoding universal stress protein produces the protein MSVLVAGTPTPAGQAAYRFGIEEARRRGEDLIVFLMEGEHTPASDLGEVGETLEHPDDRTHSPTGDLIDRAERDDISAVVIGVRHRTAVAKLFLGSSAQQIILEANKPVLCIKA
- a CDS encoding tripartite tricarboxylate transporter TctB family protein; this encodes MTGAGTTDDPRRPEETGEGAVATDEQDHGFWHGRSALLMPALLAAFSLFLLLGAGLLEAGDTEFPGPRFVPMILGAVGLVLAVLLALGVLRTPEPVSETSGRPYRTHSDFVALAWVAGGFLAFALLLPWLGWILAGALLFWCAAHGFGSRRPLFDILIALFLSSVVYLIFGTGLGLILPSGILGGGF